One stretch of Hypanus sabinus isolate sHypSab1 chromosome 29, sHypSab1.hap1, whole genome shotgun sequence DNA includes these proteins:
- the LOC132383242 gene encoding zinc finger protein 229-like, with amino-acid sequence MLFTCSDCGKAFNRSSDLLAHQSVHTGDWTFTCSDCGKGFTRLSQLKVHQRVHTGERPFTCSDCGKGFTQLSNLLAHHQVHNGMKPFTCSDCGKGFTQLSNLLAHQRVHTGEKPFTCSHCGKGFSRSFHLEVHQRVHTGERPFTCSDCGKGFSHSSDLKQHQRVHTGERPFTCSECGKGFSWSCNLVAHYQVHTGEKPFTCSECGKGFNRSSQLKVHQRIHTGEKPFTCSDCGKGFTQLSNLRAHQRVHTGEKPFTCPDCGKAFSRSSDLKQHLRVHTGERPFTCSECGKGFTQLSNLLAHQRVHTGEKPFTCSDCGKGFSHSSHLKEHQRVHTGERPFICYDCGKGFTQLSNLLVHQRVHTGEKPFTCSHCGKAFTRSSDLKQHLRVHTGERPFICSDCGKGFGRPANLKQHLRVHTGERPFTCSECGKGFSQSCNLVAHYQVHTVERPFTCSECGKGFNHSSNLRKHYGLHTGEKI; translated from the coding sequence atgctgttcacctgctcagattgtgggaaagcATTCAATCGATCATctgacctactggcacaccaatcagtccacactggggattggacattcacatgctcagactgtgggaagggattcactcggttatctcaattgaaggtacatcagcgagttcacactggggagaggccattcacttgctcagattgtgggaaggggttcactcagTTATCTAACCTACTGGCACACCATCAAGTTCACAATGGGATGAAACCATTCacgtgctcagactgtggaaagggattcactcagttatctaacctactggcacaccagcgagttcacactggggagaaaccattcacctgctcacattgtgggaagggattcagtcgctCATTTCACTTGGAggtgcatcagcgagttcacactggggagaggccgttcacctgctcagactgtgggaagggatttagtCACTCATCTGACTTGAAgcaacatcagcgagttcacactggagaaaggccgttcacctgctctgaatgtgggaagggattttctTGGTCATGCAATCTTGTGGCGCACTATCAAgtgcacactggggagaagccatttacctgctctgaatgtgggaagggttttAATCGATCATCTCAATTGAAGgttcatcagcgaattcacactggggagaaaccattcacctgttccgactgtgggaagggattcactcagttatctaacTTACGGGcacatcaacgagttcacaccggggagaaaccattcacatgcccagactgtgggaaggcatttagTCGATCATCTGACCTGAAGCAACatttgcgagttcacactggggagaggccgttcacctgttctgaatgtggaaagggattcactcagttatctaacCTACtagcacaccagcgagttcacactggggagaaaccattcacctgctcagattgtgggaagggattcagtcactcATCTCacctgaaggaacatcagcgagttcacactggagagagaccaTTCATCTGCtatgactgtgggaagggattcactcagttatctaatTTGCTGgtgcaccagcgagttcacactggggagaaaccattcacctgtTCACATTGTGGGAAGGCATTTACTCGATCATCTGACCTGAAGCAACATCTGCGagtacacactggggagagaccgtttatttgttcagactgtgggaagggattcggtCGACCAGCTAACTTGAAGCAACATCTGcgggttcacactggagagaggccattcacctgctctgaatgtgggaagggattttctCAGTCATGCAACCTTGTGGCGCACTATCaagttcacactgtggagaggccgttcacctgctctgaatgtgggaaggggttcaatCATTCATCCAACCTTCGGAAGCACTACGGactccacactggggagaaaatttaa